The genomic segment GGTGAACCACGTATATTGTGTGTTTTTCTCCTGTTGCTTTATTTCCATTCaagtttatttcttttcttttcttcttctgtgATCTACCCAGTTCGGCGACTTCCGAGAGCAAAGGGATCCAATATTCCCATCAAAATGTCGATAACTTGTGTTAGAAAGTACCCAATGTTGAGACAAACCAAAATCGTGGCCTAGATGAAAATCTTGTCAAGAAGGAACagaaaataaacaaaacttATAACCTACGGTGCTATGTTCTCCTTCTGAGAGAATGTATAAAAGGAGAGTACTGCTTTGTCTTCCCCGAAACTATTTCAAGAATTCAAATTTAACTCCATTGCTggcccacaaaaaaaaaaaaaaaacgaatgcTAACTCTTAGCTGGTGGATTTTCAACATTCCGAACAATGAAACGCACTCCTTTATATCAATAAAGATAGAAGGATTGACAAAGAGAAAAGCTATAGAATTCTTCTCGAAAACATAAAGAAGGTTCGTGCCATGAATGAAGAAAAGTGGGAATTGAACCCATGTGTTACGGATAGGTGTCTTTAAGTTCTTATGGGTTGGTAAAAAGTAGAATTATTCTCATGTTGTCTCCCTTTACCCTTATTATTTAAAATGCGACCCTAAAATTGGAATCTTCAAGCCTTGGGTGCTTTACCCCTTCATTACTCTTATTTTCTACGGAGGTGGGCTCCACAGCGACTTCCATGCTTCTGCGTCCCATCACCTTCCTGGTGATGGATTCTGGATGCCAGAAGGCCGGAGACCAGAGAGGTGGGTATCTCACGCTCATCCGCGAAGACAGAATCCATTGATCTTCATCAACTGTCAATTCGTAGGGCCCATTTTCTGTTGACTTCGAATCCCACCATAGTTGGATCCTATTCGGGATATGCCCATTCGCCGTGAGTATAATCTCGGAACCtacagtatacaatattatattatactctaTTATAATAGCATTATATCATACTCTATTATAataacattatattatattatattactatataataatattttaatataatatataatactatatttataatattttactatataatactatataatattttttatttttgtgtactaaaaatattttttttaaatcggTTACCAAAACTTaccttaaaatttcaaaaaaaattagaaatttagaTGCCCAAGAGCAAAAAATttgtataaaaattttatttctcaaaactTTATTTTCAAAAACTCCAAATACTCTATTATCAATGACAAGCTCAAGCAGAGCATCCATCAAGCAAATGGAGGCCGAGAAGATTTAATCACTTGCGCAATTAAAAATGATGTCGCCTGACGCATACAAAAAAAGGGAAGTTCTTTGATTATCCGGTAAGCATGCAAATTTGAGTGCATGAGTCACGGCATAGAGAACCAGATAAATAAGAATCAGAATGCATTGTCAAATaagataaataataaaattatgctGAGATACGAATCATAGCTATCCATGCCATGCATTAGAAATATAACTATGATAATGTTATAACGACTGTTCTTCTCACAAAATGTTACAACAATTGCAACAATGATTTTGGAGGGACCCGCAATACTATATATTAATATCAAATATATACAGAGATCATTATTTCACTGTTATCAGCAATGGGCATTATTGTGATGTCAACTGTTATTTTGATATCATTGATCAGTATTGTCTTTTATGATAGCAATCATTATAATTATCACCACTTTAATCCAAATTAATCTCAGCTAAGTAATTCTAGATAAATAATAACTTTTATTTTGAAACAAGGATTAGGCCAAGGCCGAATCACTTTCATTAGATAAATGTAAGGGTAAAAAGAGAGTACGTACTCAAAGTTGAGAGAGGATAGAagtcaaaagtaaaaaaaatgaaaatgttaatCCAAAGAGCAAGTAGAAATGAAAACAAATAGCAGAAATATTATCAACAGATAGACACTAACAAAGTTGTCCAACCGAAATGAAATTCTCTCTGAGAAGAGTCATTCCGAGTTGTTTAGAACACAATTAGATCATTCCATAGAGAACCAGAACTAAGctgaatcaaaaaaatattccaAATGCACTAGGGGAAagcgcacaaaaaaaaaaaaagattaatatcCTTCTTAACCCTAGAACAAAAGACATACCAAacaagaaaaggccaatctcaTTTTTTGACATATTATGTCATTAGAATTCTAGTTTTTTATCAGAAaaatactaaaatatttttttttttggcccagGCATCTTCTCTAAGGACTTACCAAAGGGTTCCACCAAAGTTCAAAACTTTGTAGCAGTTGTTAACCAAGGCATTGCCTTCCTCATATCATCTCAAaaagtatatatataaaaaaaaagaaggaacacTGAGAAGCTGCCTTGCTACAAACAATAACTATAATAATCCTTGTAATGGTGAATAATTTTTTGGTAAAATTTGTTACATCAAAGGCTACTGATTTATAAAAATTCCTTGGCTATATAGGTATAGAGCACTCTTTTGGAAGGTGGTGTCAGGACCCACACGGCGGTGACAGGATCCCAACTCTCTCGTGCCTCCCATAAACAACCGCGAGGAGACCAGGCAgcgaaggagggagggagggatatCTAATTTGGGATCTGATTCAAGTCCTTAGATTGGACCTGTCGGTGGTTTGGTCGGCGAAGGAGAGAGATCTCATGGGGTCGGAGGCGACGGCGTTGGATGCCTTGAAGACCGAGATACCCTTGGAGGACGACGGAGATCTCGTCCTCACATCGGAGATCGCTTCTGGGAGGGCCGTCGGCCTCGTCCTCGtcgacattgtcaatggcttcTGCACCGTTGGCGCTGGCAATCTCGTATGCCTCCATTGCTCCCCTTCTTGTACTGCTTTCTCTTTGATTCTGCTGCTGGTTTTGATCGGTTTCCATTGAGCTTTGAGTCGTTGTTGATCGAAAGTTGTGATTTTGCTCTGGTCTATGTCTTCCTTTGATAGTTTGAGGCCAAATTCTGAGAAAGTCTAATCTTTGGACCCGCAAGATGTTTGATGTTTTCTCAGTGCTTTTGTGTTGTTGGTCATAAAGTTTGTATCCTTTTGTGATTCTGGTGTTGGATCTTGGTTAATTTTGCTGAGTTTGGTGTTTGGATTTTCAAGGAAATAGATGTATGTTAGTCTTCttatctctcgctctctctgtttgatattttttattttcttgatcAAAGGGAGGCGAAAGCCACCCAATttattaaagattttttttttttgatgtcctTTGACATCTCTTGATGAGCATGATGTAATACTCTAGTCATTTAGTTTGTTAGTCTTCTTATCTCTCAGTGATCCCCTGTTTGCAGTTTTTTGTCCTCACTTTGTGATTGTTTTAGATCATCAAATATTATCCTGCTGAACTGGGTTCATATATAGCCAGAATTTTTTATTCAAGAAGATAGATTTTATAATCATAATGaagctaattttttttcttgttggaTATCATGTTCCCTCTATTCTGCAGTTTCTGCATGTCCTGGACcatgtatttttctttatttttccatttaaatatatattttgcgGTCGCAGGCTCCAGTTGAGCCTAACAAGCAGATAGCCACCATGGTGGAGGAGGCTGCAAAGCTTGCCAAGGTGTTCTGTGATAGAAACTGGCCCGTTTATGCTTTTCTGGACACCCACTATCCTGATAAACCTGAACATCCATACCCACCTCATTGTATAATTGGTTCAGGTGAAGAGAAATTGGTTCCAGGTACAACACCTACCCCCTTTTATCATACTTTTCTGTTGTTAAGCTAGGATTCATCCTTCCCTTATTAGTTCTATGTTTTAgatcaaaaatttgaaattttgttcATTATTTGGCAGTCTACTTTTTTAAGCTTCTGTAACAATTATGAGATCGTATCATGCTGCGTTTTCGTGATCTGCAGCTTTACAGTGGTTGGAGAATGATCCAAATGCGACCATTAGATGCAAAAATTGCATAGATGGTTACCTTGGTTCAATGGAGAAGGATGGCTCGAATACATTTGCTGATTGGGTGAAAAGGAATGAAATTAAAGTTGTAAGTTATTCTTATTTCTGATAGTGAAACTAATTCATTTTGAGTTAAGATCTTAATACATTCCTTATTGAATGAACTTGATAGGTCCTCTGTTTAGACATTTTCACATACATTCTTTTACTTTACGTCATTGGAGAGTAAATGGAGATAGTAATATTGTTACTAATTAGCTATTATTTGGTGCAGGTTTTGGTTGTAGGAATATGCACTGATATTTGTGTTTTAGACTTTGTCTGTTCCATATTGAGTGCTAGAAATATTGGCCAGGTGCCACCACTGGAAGATGTTGTAGTGTATTCACGTGGATGTGCTACATATGACCTCCCTATTCGTGTCTCTAGAAATATCGAAGGAGCTTTAGCCCATCCACAGGTTTGAATTTCTGACTGTTCTTTTTGCTTCTCTATTATATGCAATAGGTGTTATGCTTTCAAAGCCACTAAAAATTTCTGTAGATAGGCTTCTTTTCCATATTGGTAGCTGATTAATCCAATGTTTATTTTCATTGATTGTAAGAATTGCCAAGAGAAACTAGTGATTACAATTACAACTAATGGAAGAaatgttggattttttttttttttgtcgcaTACTTATTTGCTGGAATTGATCATGAAAGGAAAATTTCCTTGGTACTGTGAACAAAAATTGGAGTGTTCTTCTATTTCGTTTCGAATGATACCATGTAATTCCATAGAAACAAAGAACAATTTATTTATACCCATGTGAACttgctttttccttttcccttccTTTTCTATGGAGGAAAGGTGAAAAAGTAAAAGATAAGCTCATATCTAGTATGTATATCTGCACATTCATGCATATATGGATTCATAAGTCTGTGTTTATGTACCCATGCCAATTAATGTATGTGGATTTGTAATTCTTGGTGGTCAATTATGTAAATACAGAGCTAAACTATATGCTGTTTATTGTCTTGGATTTGCTACAAATGTGCCCTCCCTAATTATGCCTCACCTGGCTCCACCATTTCCTTTTCTGTGAGGTGTGCTTTTGGTGAAGGTAAAATGAGGCCCAAGAAAATACAACCCACTTTATTGACATATTGAAGGAAGAAAGGATTGTCCCAATGCTTCTTCTTTATGTgctaatttcaatatttttttgtcTTTACCCCACTTGCATATTTGGAATGCTGCAACTTCTATGATTTGCCCTTGTCAATGGTCATATTCTCAGAAATTTTAGACAGTGAAAACTGTGGAACAAAAAATAAGAGGTTCTTGACACCAATCATCTACACCGATACTGTCATGCCTTGTACGAAGCATGCAATTTCCTTCTCAACAAGAGATGTACGAAGCCACATGCTAATTTTGTGTTGCATTGTTAACCACCATGATTGCTTCCTACCTCAAGTGCAACACTTTATCTGGACAAATGCTCTGAAATACAATATTGAACCCTTTGTCAGATCTTTGAATGCTGCTGGTCTAGCATGTATTGCAAAAAGCTGACTGCTTTGTGGCAATGATCAATTGCATAATTGCTACAGAAATTCCATTCAGTAGCAAAAGCTAACTGATTATCTATACTTGTGCACCTGATGGTCCTGATAAATAACTCGGGTAAATTGATGAGCTGTGCCTTCTTTCTGTGTATTATGGACACTTTACCTACAAATTATAATACATACTCATTCTCAGTATAGCACAGGTATTATGAACCTTTGACCTACAAATTAGTATCTCATAAGTTAGTTATTAGAAAAAACAATCAATGCTTATCCTTGGTAAAGTACAGGAAGAGAATTCTAGCTTTGTGTTTTAAATCTAATGAGTTTTCTTCTCGATATATCTGTTCCCTGATAAGGGACACTAGTCCTACTGTTATGTCGTAATTGATCCTTCTACCTAATAAATAAATGACTATTTAGCTATCTGGAGAAAGATATGCTCAAAAAAATTATTCAGATTTTCCTTTAAAATAAAAGTTATCTGGGTAAGAGAGGTCCATTGGATTCCATGACCTCCTCCATCCTCTTCATGTTTCCAGAGAAGTGCACTTTTTGCCTTCAATGTATTGGAATAGGAATGGGATATCTAGCATTCAGCAAGTTAAATTAATTTAGTTGGGTTGACACTTAAATGCACATAACGATTTTGGATACCATagaagttttaaatttatttttcaatttgtCTCCAGGAGCTGCTCCATCACATAGGACTTTACATGGCGAAGGGAAGGGGAGCCAAGGTAGTGCACAGAGTATCCCTTGGTTCATCAGAGGATGCATGACATGGGCACACCGCTTAATGAGGACAGCACTTCCGACTTCTCGTAGTGTTAAGTTACCATGTTCATTAGGTTCTTGCTGGAGTTGCATCTGACATTCAGCATAAATTGGGCCTGTTATGTACAGTGGGATTGTTATGCTGACATTTTTCCCTTTATATGGCCATAGTCCATGTTTAAAGGTATTATACTGCAATATGTGAGTGGTTTTTCTCAATTTCCTCTTGATGACTGAAAGCCACAAATGCTGCAGAGGGATCACCCCTTAGCGAAGGGAAGCAGCAAAGGGCTTGTTTTAAATGAATAAGAACTCAATGtaaataaagtcatcatatgTTATCAACTGAACTTCTTGATGGTATGTTTCTAGTTATATGCATTTGAAAATGCTGGCATTTCAGTGTTCGTCATTTTGGAGGCGAGTCATTGAACTTCCCATGGTGCATTTGTTTTTTGTTCGGACGCAAGGTTTCCTGTACCTGAGCTTATATTATGCTGATGGAGGGGCTGGTGGAGATTTGTTTGAGCACAGGAGACCAATTTTAGTCGATGAAATTATGCAATTCCCGAGTCTCATCCTAGCAAAATTTTCATTTCCAATATTGCTATCAACTTCTTCAACTGCATCTTGCAGAATCTGTGGATCCAAATTCTATATACCTCTTTCTGGATAGCCATCTCGACGAACTTATTAAGGTCTATACTGGAACATCTTTAAACATGGCATTTGTAggcttctttcctagcagaaGTATTCAATAGCTCTATATGCATCCCCTTCGGCGAGTTTTCACGTTCATTTCTCGGTTGCAAGAGAATTACCAGAGAACACAAGGATATGATTGCTGCAGCACTTGCAAGTATTATTATTATCTTGAATAGATTCCTTTTGGAAGCCTGTACAGAGCATGGTGGTAGTAGCAACTTACGATCACCTCCATAAAACCTCCTGGACAAAAGTTCCACTTTGAATTCCCAAAGACACCACCCTTTGGCACTTCGCCTTTGAGATCATTGAATGACAGATTTAGATACTGCAAAGAGCTGAAAGACCTGAGGAATTCTGGAATTCGCCTGGACCAGTTGTCTCAAGGAAGATCCAGCTCCTTGATTCCTCCAAAGCTTTTTCCTTGAAAGAAGTTAGCTTCCATGCGAAGGTGTTCCAAATGACAAGAACCAAGAGTGCGAGGAATTTCTAAGGGTTATGTTAGGGTTTTAGGGAGGAGAGAGCAAGAACTTCTGGCATGGATACAAATCTCTGCATCCCATTACTGTTACAATTTCAGAATCAACTAACGCCTGCGACTAACTACTACCAGTCACCATTTTGTTTCGCGCATTTAATTTCCTCTTGGATTACAACTCTCGAGAAAATCATATCCAGCTCCAATTCTAGCTCTAAAGTTGCTCTGCAAGCACGCATGGAGTAGAAGGATAGATATCACTTTCCAGTACATCAGTAAATGGTTGGTGATGAAGGCAGCCACCAACCACAGGAAATGCAAAAAGAAAGTTATCGATGGTGGCCTCTCAAATGCATGACCCAGCACAACAGCCAACAAAGATTACCATCTCATTACCTGAACCATGCCGCATCCATATAAGAGCCAAAATTACCTGAAGTTCCACTAAAATACTGGTTCATATATTGATTCAGATCATGGATGAAATTAGAGGCATAATCTGCTGTGATGAACTTCGATTAAATTAAGCAAGGGAAGCACATAATGAGACAAATATATATACAGATAATGAGCTGATGTTTCACTTGCCTCTAATCAACAACAGAACACTACATGAAGAGGCAACTTCTTGCTTCCTTCCTTTCTGttgttttccctttcctttttATTCCACTTCCCCTAGCACTCAACGTAGGAGGCGATTAAAAATACATTCTTGCCGGCATCATGGAACATGATTCTACCAAGAAGTCAGGCCAGTGGAACAGGTTAAGGGAAGAGGATTTTTACAGATAAAATGCCATCTGGATGCAGGAGATAGCTCTGCATGGCCTACCGGCGATGCTCACACATCTGGCATGTGTTGGTGGACCTGGGGTTGGCATAGGTGCACTGATCACAGGACCAGAGATTGCTTTCATCCAAGCTGCGATTAGGACCGCCAGATCTAGAGCTGGTCCCAGCTGCCTTTATCTTTCCGCTCTTACTCTTGCCTCCCAGGGTCTTGGAGCTCGAAGTCTTGCTGCATGTAGCCTGGCTATTTGTAGAGCCTACATCATTCAAGCCAGTCTCCAGGGCTCGAACAAGGTTCTCAAAATAGTTTCGAGTTACACTGTCAGGAAATGTCCCACAAGGCAAGGGTAATGTAAGATTTCATGCCAAAGAAATTATGAGAAAAAAATACAGAAATATGAATGAGGGGACATCCAGCAAGTACTAGGTGCAATCCAGACTCGAGTGACAAGCACGCGACACAAGATTTGAGGATTGGTCTGCACAGAAAGCTTTCCTTTCATAAAAGACCCTGCACTAATAGAAACAATCCTCTTTTTTCAAATAGTTTCCTTGTCCCTCCCTAGATCATCATTGAAGTCAGAGAGATGACGAGTTCATCTGTGAAAAACTTCCGTATCACAAAGATGGGCTTCACTTATCCAAGTTTCGCCTATGATGCTTGACCAAGTGATGTGTCTACAGTAGCATTAGAGATTCTGTGCTGCACTGATTTTTCAACTTATTCCAACTAATGATGAAAAaggggacaaaaaaaaaaaggttgaagAAGCAAATAAATCATACCTAGGACTGATATCCAAGCAACAGGTCAAAGCATGGGTAATTGTATTGCTTATAACACAGaataacaaataaaacattCTAATAATAAAATTGCATTAGAAGTTTGAGAAGGAATTCCTTCGCTATCGACCTGATATACATTATTGATCCGATTGCTAATAGTTTAAGCTTTTGGGGTCTAACAGTAAGTTAACATGCTATTAGAACCAAAGATTTTGGGCCTAATTTCCATTCAGGCCAATTTTACCTGTTTATTTTCATCAGTCTTTTCTTGTCGACTCATTCGCAGTTCGAACTTGAGTCATCATTGACTCTTCCTGAGTTGTTTGTGACCTGTTCATGCCTTCGCATGCATGGTCCAGGCCACATGTACGGAGAGGTGTTGAGGCAGATATTATATCTGTGTATATCTGTGTATATGGGTATATACATCTGTGTATGACCCCTTCCCTAATAACTTATGTTTTGGGATTCTAGTTGTAAGTTAAACAGATATTACATAAATTGAGCAAACATCAATCTTTTTAGTGCATTAACATATAAcatattctatttatttttcaaattccaTTGTCTCATCATACAAACGTGaacttttttaataaaagagaGCATTCACCAAATCAAAAAAACCATCATCGAGCGTTCTTAACACAGGTCACTTGTCTACTTTCATGGTGAACCTTCTTTGCATAGAGAAGGGAACTAATCAATAATAAGTTAATTAGGGTCAAGCCACTCGAGCATTCACACAACAACTGACAATAGTTCACAGATGAGAAAGGAACAAGATTTAAGACTGCATCAAATCAGTTTCAGTACGAACAGCAACTCACTGTAACAACTTCCAATCAGCACAGCAGATGACAACTGTGCCAAATTCCAGATATGCTGTTACCGAGTATTGTGGCATCATTTTTTGAGAAAGAATGGTACCATAATTAATAGTGGTTTAGATGTCACCCTTGAAAGACCTCAGACATTTTCTTGCCGGACAAAAAAAGACCTGACATTTTAATATCCCATAAGCACGAAACAGATCAAAGCATTAGTATGCTTGGAAGTGTTTTCCCAAGTGCTTCCCCCACcataattcttaaagaacaagGGAGAGCAGATTATGAGACAGATGATTACCctcttcttttttatatatattgctGACAGAGAAATGCATTGACTTCTCATTATAAGTCACATTTATGCAGAAATCGCTACTGAGACTCAGCTGTAAAGCTTGAATTCTATGGAATGAATCAACATTTGTTAACAAAAAGAGTAGTGGAAGAGAGACAATTTTCAGAAAAGGCCAAGATAACTAAGAAATAGTGCTAAGCTACTCCTACACTGTATGCAATCTACAGAACCTGGTCAGGGATATGCTGCCTTTacaatcaaaaataatatttgacaAAATAATAGAGAAGACAGATAGCATTAGGTCAAAAAGTGTACAAATACTTCTAGTCAATTGGCCCAATAACCACAAACAATGAGCCTTACCACAATACTAGAATCAGCTTTGTTGATTCTATGCAAATTATATCCACAAGGAACATCTCATAAGAAATCATTTCTGAAAACTTCTAACCAGGTTCTCGATTCTACACCATTCATACCTCTCAAGAGATTTAAAACTCCATCATATTTTTAATCCACAATTTCTTAATCTTTCCATTATTCCTTGTACTCCACATAAAATAACCCTCTTACTTGCTGTACATGTCCTTGCATCTTAGCCAGCCTTCCCATCACTTTATCAACTGGTCAGCTCCAGCACCCCCTCTAAATATGCTCATTTTCAAACCACCCTCGTTCTACCACTCTCAGTCTCCATATAATCATTCCAATGGAGCTCATTTCATGTACTAGGGCCCTTTTGATTTCCTAAAATTTTTACTATGCAATGTTCCAAATCTCACTTCTATCTAGCCCACTAAATTAGTGGTAACCTGATAAACAAAAAGTTCATATATTACCAATATATAACGTAGAGGCAATATCTTCAAAAGAACCAAAGTTACTCATCAACTAGACCTTTCTTTTCCTGTTGCACTAACGAATTAAGTCTTGATAAGCCATGGACACCAACCGTAAAGCCACATTCATTGTCTAACACGTTGGATGCAATTACCTGGTTAGCCCAGCAAGCTTTGTACGGAAGTCATTAAACTCCTTCATGGGAGTTTCTGCATCAAGGTAGACTTGGAGCTCCTTTTCTGCACATTGGTGGAGCCGCTCTAACCCAGACTCAGCCTCACCTAAAGAATCAAAGGCAGGCAATTCTTTGAATGAACAGGACACACTCAATAACCAACTCTGATTATCAAAAGAAAGAATTATGAACCTTGCAAATATTCAAAGAATTGCCTTTTGGCATGCTCATGCTCAGGCAGGTAAAATCCATATGCATATGTCCACTTTAATACTCGTCTACATTCCACAATCTGCACAGCAAAATGTCATACCAACTTGGAAAAAAGGTTAAAGTAAAATGATAAATGCCACCCTTCAAAAATTATTACTAATTTAAAGCCTACCTGTAACCAGGCTTCTATTATGAACTTGAGCTGGGACTCAGGTTGGCTTTGTCTGTCACTCAACTTCTCAAGCTGCCAAATTTTAAATGAGACTGTCACAAGGTGCAATCCTTACAATAAGATCAGCAAGAACCATTCTTCTAAATTAAAGAAATTGTAAATGACTTGAACATCAAACATGATCATGCTAGTAGCTATAGCATTCTCAAACGCCTTCAAATAGAATGtcttttctttagatagataaaCAGTTTAGCATAGTCCATTATATGCTTAAGCCCCAAATACACATTGTCTTGACTAAGAAATGCAAATAATTTTTCAAAACCATTACTATGCCGAAATAAAAGTTGAAGCAGAAAAACTGCAACAAGGTTATGTACCTTTTCAGTTTGCATACTATGTAGATCTGCAAGTGCCTTCTGTCTTGACTGCCAATAACAGAAATGTTAAAATCAGAGAAAAGTGCAATTGAATAACAGAAGATTAGATGAATTAAGCAATACAGAAGTAGAAACATGCATCTGTGCATCTTATAAATATATAGCAGTACATTTAATAAGCTAAACCAAAAGTAAACATTAAATATAAAACAGAATCAACGAAAATCGCtcatatgcaagcaaaaccaaacaaagaagaaaaattccTTGTAAACTGCTAAATAACACATCGCTTTATGCAGTGCAAAAGACATTAAACTGAAAAAATGAACCAAAAAACATTGGCTATGTAACCAGAACAAGTAGTGttatcattttcatttttaagaAGAAAATTTCACCAGGTGGATAAGAAGGGAGGTCCTTATATATGGTATCAGGTAAACCAATAGGTAACAACTCTAGAACTGTGAAGGTTGAAAGTTAAGAGTTTTCAAGTTTTAATGAAAGGAATAGTGACAACAGCATCATTCACCAACTTCAAAGTGTCGCATTCAATGTCTGATCATAACCACCGACCCTTGTCCCAAATTGTTGGGGTTGGCTTTCATTAGACTTGGGCAAAAAAACAAGGGGAGTCTAGCCCAGGTTGGGC from the Phoenix dactylifera cultivar Barhee BC4 chromosome 14, palm_55x_up_171113_PBpolish2nd_filt_p, whole genome shotgun sequence genome contains:
- the LOC103716121 gene encoding nicotinamidase 1-like; the encoded protein is MGSEATALDALKTEIPLEDDGDLVLTSEIASGRAVGLVLVDIVNGFCTVGAGNLAPVEPNKQIATMVEEAAKLAKVFCDRNWPVYAFLDTHYPDKPEHPYPPHCIIGSGEEKLVPALQWLENDPNATIRCKNCIDGYLGSMEKDGSNTFADWVKRNEIKVVLVVGICTDICVLDFVCSILSARNIGQVPPLEDVVVYSRGCATYDLPIRVSRNIEGALAHPQELLHHIGLYMAKGRGAKVVHRVSLGSSEDA